The following are from one region of the Leptospira selangorensis genome:
- a CDS encoding GMC family oxidoreductase: MGAIPEANYKIITPEKHEALIKENGIKDGVWKLQAEAVIIGSGAGGAVVAATLAKAGWKVVLIEEGGYFTPAKFTGDEFLSQARLYRDAGFIIAEEQTLSILQGRTVGGSTTVNWQTSLYPPDYVTNEWDSRFGWKGYGRQEMDAYIAEVHERIGVHEVPQNLINANNSTLMKGGKALGLHPEVLKNNNRGCIGLGRCGLGCPINAKQSAFLTWIPDAIEAGATVISNMRAQYIQDGDIKTVVAEFTPDPYEKAPNNVLEKVVIEAPVVIVSAGAIEGPALLQRSGLGNDWVGRNLKVHPTSTNFAIFDETINMFSGPPQSAVIKDGHNQDNTGYGYWLEVAPFRPTLASSLIPFYGQRQFDAMKKYPNMSAGIVLVRDGADGEANASVKWSLGRRKVYFEITPTDGKNLLKGLKALAEVQVAAGAKAIIFPFPDVLDPIPVDKNSKFDWILDKSIEPGKIAIGSAHPHGSIQAAKSPDLGAVDLDFQLFGHKNIFVMDASVYPTGLSVNPQITTMSVNLRAARALAQRKSEVLGNK, from the coding sequence ATGGGAGCGATTCCTGAGGCAAATTATAAGATTATCACTCCGGAAAAACATGAGGCTTTGATCAAAGAGAACGGGATCAAAGACGGAGTTTGGAAATTACAAGCAGAAGCGGTCATCATAGGTTCCGGCGCAGGAGGAGCGGTGGTTGCTGCTACTCTTGCAAAAGCAGGATGGAAAGTAGTACTGATCGAAGAAGGCGGATATTTCACTCCTGCAAAATTCACGGGAGATGAATTTCTTTCCCAAGCAAGATTATATAGAGATGCCGGATTTATCATTGCGGAAGAACAAACTCTTTCTATCTTACAAGGAAGAACTGTGGGAGGTTCAACCACTGTAAACTGGCAAACATCGCTTTATCCTCCCGATTACGTGACCAACGAATGGGACTCCCGCTTCGGTTGGAAAGGTTACGGAAGACAGGAAATGGATGCTTATATTGCAGAAGTCCACGAAAGAATCGGTGTCCACGAAGTTCCTCAAAACTTGATCAATGCCAATAATAGCACCTTGATGAAAGGTGGAAAGGCATTAGGTCTGCATCCTGAAGTATTAAAAAACAATAATAGAGGATGTATCGGTCTCGGCCGTTGTGGTTTAGGCTGCCCTATTAATGCAAAACAATCTGCATTCCTGACTTGGATCCCTGATGCTATCGAAGCTGGTGCAACCGTAATCTCAAATATGAGAGCACAATACATCCAAGACGGAGATATCAAAACTGTAGTTGCAGAATTCACTCCTGATCCTTATGAAAAGGCTCCAAACAATGTTTTGGAAAAAGTAGTAATCGAAGCGCCTGTAGTAATCGTGAGTGCAGGTGCAATTGAAGGTCCTGCATTATTGCAAAGATCCGGGCTCGGAAACGATTGGGTGGGAAGAAATTTGAAAGTCCACCCTACTAGCACAAACTTTGCAATCTTTGATGAGACGATCAATATGTTCTCAGGGCCTCCTCAATCCGCAGTTATCAAAGACGGTCATAACCAAGATAATACAGGTTACGGATATTGGTTAGAAGTTGCACCTTTCCGTCCTACCTTAGCAAGTTCATTGATTCCTTTCTACGGGCAGAGACAATTCGATGCCATGAAAAAGTATCCAAACATGAGCGCGGGTATCGTGTTAGTTCGGGATGGAGCCGATGGAGAAGCGAACGCTTCCGTGAAATGGTCTTTGGGAAGAAGAAAAGTTTATTTCGAGATCACTCCTACCGACGGTAAAAATTTACTCAAAGGTTTGAAAGCTCTCGCAGAAGTGCAAGTTGCAGCAGGTGCAAAGGCGATCATATTCCCATTCCCTGATGTCCTCGATCCGATTCCTGTGGATAAAAATTCTAAGTTTGATTGGATCCTGGATAAAAGTATCGAACCAGGAAAGATTGCGATCGGTTCTGCTCACCCTCATGGTTCTATCCAAGCAGCCAAGTCGCCCGACCTAGGTGCGGTAGATTTGGATTTCCAACTCTTCGGTCATAAGAATATTTTCGTAATGGATGCTTCTGTATATCCTACGGGATTATCCGTAAATCCTCAAATTACGACAATGAGTGTGAATCTCAGAGCTGCAAGAGCCTTGGCTCAAAGAAAGTCAGAGGTTTTAGGAAATAAATAA
- a CDS encoding tetratricopeptide repeat protein has translation MSRPFFSLLICFSIFFFSNSVFADMKEGKKAYSRKDYTEALKQFQKYNDGNPSSGEAWMYMGYIYESKKDYTKSIQAFKRAVSLNLPKKDLVNSLTKIILYHNYQRDYGEVISYSNRLLKIDPDLSHIQKIRAAAEERYSSGGPRKPVYHEEEPEQESVSSLEKKLKQDPNNKEILWRLALAYYNEKEFAKSESILSGLVKNEPENVEYGYKYGALLVRVGNYDDAIVVLNRIEPKIPSEREKLLYYTHLTQAAAYHKKKNFEEASKYYRKAHANKHTVLPLIGLTKIKWQQKDCDNAIKTAEKALEYGEKTREIRMYIGLCKIQIGKNEEGYDLLKEIGAAIEKENPELKELPDVYYDGILKLARYYTNNGNYEKALKYFHAVQPDEEEIREYNFYLGKTYLYTGSVEKAISHLEKVEDSAGAYYLLAKCYAEKNDQERTMSYIKKSGSVKSSYWASAERDKAFKKFRSDENFKTFLETRAGTKDHKKSQDDREDDDSQDRD, from the coding sequence ATGTCTAGGCCGTTCTTTTCTCTACTGATTTGCTTTAGTATATTCTTCTTTTCCAATTCTGTCTTCGCAGATATGAAAGAAGGAAAAAAAGCTTATTCCAGAAAAGACTACACAGAGGCTCTAAAACAATTCCAAAAATATAACGATGGAAATCCTTCTTCAGGCGAGGCCTGGATGTACATGGGTTATATTTATGAGAGCAAAAAGGATTATACTAAATCCATCCAAGCTTTCAAAAGAGCGGTCAGTTTAAATCTTCCTAAAAAGGATCTGGTCAACTCTCTTACAAAAATTATCCTATATCATAATTATCAGAGAGATTACGGAGAAGTGATCTCTTATTCCAATCGATTATTAAAGATCGATCCGGACCTTTCTCATATCCAAAAGATCAGGGCTGCCGCAGAAGAGAGATATTCTTCCGGTGGACCTCGCAAACCTGTTTATCATGAAGAAGAACCGGAACAGGAAAGTGTTTCCAGTCTCGAAAAAAAGTTAAAACAAGATCCTAATAATAAAGAGATCCTTTGGAGACTTGCATTAGCTTATTATAATGAAAAGGAATTTGCTAAGTCCGAATCCATTCTTTCAGGATTAGTGAAGAATGAACCGGAAAATGTGGAGTATGGTTATAAGTACGGAGCATTGCTCGTGCGAGTTGGAAATTACGACGACGCAATTGTAGTTCTGAATCGTATAGAACCTAAGATCCCATCTGAAAGAGAAAAGTTACTCTATTATACTCATCTGACCCAAGCGGCTGCTTACCATAAAAAGAAAAATTTTGAAGAAGCATCCAAGTATTATAGAAAGGCTCACGCAAATAAACATACAGTTCTTCCTTTGATCGGTCTGACCAAAATTAAATGGCAGCAAAAGGATTGTGATAACGCGATCAAAACTGCCGAAAAAGCTCTCGAATATGGGGAAAAAACCAGAGAGATCCGAATGTATATCGGGCTTTGCAAGATACAGATCGGTAAAAATGAAGAAGGTTATGATCTTCTGAAAGAGATAGGGGCTGCCATCGAAAAAGAAAATCCGGAGTTAAAAGAACTTCCGGATGTGTATTACGACGGTATCTTAAAACTCGCCAGATATTATACAAATAACGGAAATTACGAAAAAGCTCTTAAATATTTCCATGCAGTCCAACCTGACGAAGAAGAGATCAGAGAATATAATTTTTATTTAGGTAAAACTTATCTATATACCGGTTCCGTAGAAAAAGCTATAAGTCATTTAGAAAAGGTAGAGGATTCCGCAGGGGCTTATTATCTTTTAGCAAAATGTTACGCAGAGAAGAATGATCAAGAAAGGACAATGTCCTATATCAAAAAATCAGGAAGTGTAAAATCTTCTTATTGGGCTTCTGCTGAAAGGGACAAGGCATTTAAAAAGTTTAGATCCGACGAGAATTTCAAAACATTCTTGGAAACTCGTGCCGGAACCAAAGATCATAAAAAATCTCAAGATGATAGAGAAGACGACGATTCCCAAGATAGGGACTAG